Proteins co-encoded in one Pelobates fuscus isolate aPelFus1 chromosome 5, aPelFus1.pri, whole genome shotgun sequence genomic window:
- the LOC134612367 gene encoding uncharacterized protein LOC134612367 isoform X3: MIKSLKKVTFSQEPVYCILQYYHPVMVKHLPLTSALYRKLKENGILTNEQIGLLELEESQHGKVFKLIQVLRKADHHVFTTFCAVLHETGHHQLAQILQEATRHNRQQLPLVPSISQPKQTLHEIIAPHHESNQTVKGENIQLRRHYQSLRKAYTKKLEDLEEQISLAKWKRELVIKEKDIIWSENEALQNLNIELQALIDKLQETRLQPKHRHDLGLSKDFTYKNSRAFHPATKVGHIYR, encoded by the exons ATGATCAAATCATTGAAGAAAGTCACATTCAGCCAGGAGCCGGTTTACT GCATATTACAGTACTATCACCCCGTGATGGTTAAACATCTTCCTCTGACGTCTGCGCTATACagaaagctgaaggagaacggaATCTTAACGAATGAGCAGATTGGATTGTTGGAG TTAGAAGAGAGTCAGCATGGGAAGGTGTTCAAGCTTATCCAAGTCTTGAGGAAAGCAGATCATCATGTTTTTACAACATTCTGTGCGGTTCTTCATGAGACCGGTCACCATCAACTTGCGCAGATTTTACAGGAGGCTACAAGACACAACAGACAGCAGTTACCGCTGG TGCCATCAATTTCACAACCAAAACAAACCTTACATGAGATAATTGCACCACATCATGAATCTAACCAGACAGTAAAGGGAGAAAATATACAACTGAGGAGACACTATCAAAGCTTGAGAAAAGCATACACCAAAAA GCTGGAAGACCTTGAAGAGCAGATATCACTGGCCAAATGGAAGCGAGAGCTCGTTATAAAGGAGAAAGACATAATCTGGAGTGAAAACGAAGCCCTTCAAAACCTGAATATTGAGCTTCAAGCCCTGATTGACAAACTGCAGGAGACCCGTCTCCAGCCCAAGCACAGGCATGATTTAGGATTAAGCAAGGATTTCACATACAAAAACTCAAGAGCATTTCACCCAGCCACCAAAGTAGGACATATTTATAGGTGA
- the LOC134610572 gene encoding G2/mitotic-specific cyclin-B1-like isoform X2 yields the protein MPLTRSKSVILTEENRVAAMAAKRVAVCRPRLRNALGDIGNQMGNAPEAQILKKPNANKADRLPALKETGPKELEKVLCSSPSPMETSACEELSQAFSTVLLQVKDVDEEDADNPLLCSDYVKDIYSYMMRMEDEQAIRPHYLAGQGINGHMRSILIDWLVQVHQRFKLLQETFFMTVAVLDRFLQANPVPKNLLQLAGVTALFVACKYEEIYYPAIRDFAFVTDHTYSTAQIRNMEIQILSVLKFEIGRPVALHFLRRASKIGEADAVQHTLAKYLMELAAMDYNMVHIPPSKVAAASLCLAMKVLNTGEWTPTLQHYMVYKESDLIPVMQHLAKNVLTVNRGLTKFMSVRNKYASRHQLKVSLCPHLNCELMENLAGS from the exons AGTGTGATCCTGACAGAGGAAAACAGGGTAGCTGCCATGGCTGCAAAGAGGGTAGCTGTGTGCCGGCCAAGGCTACGGAATGCTCTGGGAGACATTGGAAACCAGATGGGAAATGCCCCA GAAGCGCAGATTTTAAAGAAACCAAATGCAAATAAGGCGGACAGACTTCCTGCTCTGAAGGAGACTGGGCCTAAGGAACTTGAAAAG GTGCTATGTAGCTCTCCCAGTCCCATGGAGACTTCTGCCTGTGAAGAGCTGTCTCAGGCCTTCTCCACTGTCCTCCTACAAGTGAAAGATGTGGATGAAGAGGATGCTGACAATCCACTACTGTGTAGTGACTACGTTAAGGACATCTACTCGTACATGATGAGGATGGAG GATGAGCAGGCAATCAGGCCGCACTATCTAGCAGGACAAGGAATTAATGGTCACATGAGGTCTATCCTGATTGACTGGCTCGTACAGGTTCACCAGCGTTTCAAGCTGCTCCAGGAGACCTTCTTCATGACTGTGGCGGTCCTAGATCGGTTCCTGCAG GCAAATCCTGTGCCCAAAAATCTCCTGCAGCTGGCTGGTGTCACTGCCTTGTTTGTTGCATGCAAATATGAAGAAATCTATTATCCAGCCATTCGGGACTTTGCGTTTGTGACTGATCATACGTACTCAACTGCCCAGATCCGAAACATGGAGATACAGATACTCTCtgtcctcaaatttgaaattggcCGGCCTGTAGCCCTGCACTTCCTGAGGAGGGCATCAAAGATTGGAGAG GCTGATGCTGTACAACACACCTTGGCAAAATACTTGATGGAACTGGCAGCAATGGACTACAACATGGTGCACATACCACCCTCTAAGGTGGCAGCTGCATCGCTCTGCCTGGCAATGAAAGTCCTCAATACCGGAGAATGG ACTCCTACACTCCAGCATTACATGGTGTATAAAGAAAGTGATCTCATCCCAGTCATGCAACATCTGGCAAAGAATGTCCTGACTGTCAACAGGGGATTAACAAAATTCATG TCTGTAAGGAATAAATATGCCAGCCGTCACCAGCTAAAAGTCAGCCTGTGTCCCCATCTGAACTGTGAACTCATGGAAAACCTCGCCGGCTCCTGA
- the LOC134612367 gene encoding uncharacterized protein LOC134612367 isoform X1 has product MIKSLKKVTFSQEPVYLGSTSRSVNNNIHSGILQYYHPVMVKHLPLTSALYRKLKENGILTNEQIGLLELEESQHGKVFKLIQVLRKADHHVFTTFCAVLHETGHHQLAQILQEATRHNRQQLPLVPSISQPKQTLHEIIAPHHESNQTVKGENIQLRRHYQSLRKAYTKKLEDLEEQISLAKWKRELVIKEKDIIWSENEALQNLNIELQALIDKLQETRLQPKHRHDLGLSKDFTYKNSRAFHPATKVGHIYR; this is encoded by the exons ATGATCAAATCATTGAAGAAAGTCACATTCAGCCAGGAGCCGGTTTACT TAGGTTCCACTTCCAGATCAGTTAATAATAACATCCATTCAGGCATATTACAGTACTATCACCCCGTGATGGTTAAACATCTTCCTCTGACGTCTGCGCTATACagaaagctgaaggagaacggaATCTTAACGAATGAGCAGATTGGATTGTTGGAG TTAGAAGAGAGTCAGCATGGGAAGGTGTTCAAGCTTATCCAAGTCTTGAGGAAAGCAGATCATCATGTTTTTACAACATTCTGTGCGGTTCTTCATGAGACCGGTCACCATCAACTTGCGCAGATTTTACAGGAGGCTACAAGACACAACAGACAGCAGTTACCGCTGG TGCCATCAATTTCACAACCAAAACAAACCTTACATGAGATAATTGCACCACATCATGAATCTAACCAGACAGTAAAGGGAGAAAATATACAACTGAGGAGACACTATCAAAGCTTGAGAAAAGCATACACCAAAAA GCTGGAAGACCTTGAAGAGCAGATATCACTGGCCAAATGGAAGCGAGAGCTCGTTATAAAGGAGAAAGACATAATCTGGAGTGAAAACGAAGCCCTTCAAAACCTGAATATTGAGCTTCAAGCCCTGATTGACAAACTGCAGGAGACCCGTCTCCAGCCCAAGCACAGGCATGATTTAGGATTAAGCAAGGATTTCACATACAAAAACTCAAGAGCATTTCACCCAGCCACCAAAGTAGGACATATTTATAGGTGA
- the LOC134610572 gene encoding G2/mitotic-specific cyclin-B1-like isoform X1 yields MPLTRSKSVILTEENRVAAMAAKRVAVCRPRLRNALGDIGNQMGNAPQEAQILKKPNANKADRLPALKETGPKELEKVLCSSPSPMETSACEELSQAFSTVLLQVKDVDEEDADNPLLCSDYVKDIYSYMMRMEDEQAIRPHYLAGQGINGHMRSILIDWLVQVHQRFKLLQETFFMTVAVLDRFLQANPVPKNLLQLAGVTALFVACKYEEIYYPAIRDFAFVTDHTYSTAQIRNMEIQILSVLKFEIGRPVALHFLRRASKIGEADAVQHTLAKYLMELAAMDYNMVHIPPSKVAAASLCLAMKVLNTGEWTPTLQHYMVYKESDLIPVMQHLAKNVLTVNRGLTKFMSVRNKYASRHQLKVSLCPHLNCELMENLAGS; encoded by the exons AGTGTGATCCTGACAGAGGAAAACAGGGTAGCTGCCATGGCTGCAAAGAGGGTAGCTGTGTGCCGGCCAAGGCTACGGAATGCTCTGGGAGACATTGGAAACCAGATGGGAAATGCCCCA CAGGAAGCGCAGATTTTAAAGAAACCAAATGCAAATAAGGCGGACAGACTTCCTGCTCTGAAGGAGACTGGGCCTAAGGAACTTGAAAAG GTGCTATGTAGCTCTCCCAGTCCCATGGAGACTTCTGCCTGTGAAGAGCTGTCTCAGGCCTTCTCCACTGTCCTCCTACAAGTGAAAGATGTGGATGAAGAGGATGCTGACAATCCACTACTGTGTAGTGACTACGTTAAGGACATCTACTCGTACATGATGAGGATGGAG GATGAGCAGGCAATCAGGCCGCACTATCTAGCAGGACAAGGAATTAATGGTCACATGAGGTCTATCCTGATTGACTGGCTCGTACAGGTTCACCAGCGTTTCAAGCTGCTCCAGGAGACCTTCTTCATGACTGTGGCGGTCCTAGATCGGTTCCTGCAG GCAAATCCTGTGCCCAAAAATCTCCTGCAGCTGGCTGGTGTCACTGCCTTGTTTGTTGCATGCAAATATGAAGAAATCTATTATCCAGCCATTCGGGACTTTGCGTTTGTGACTGATCATACGTACTCAACTGCCCAGATCCGAAACATGGAGATACAGATACTCTCtgtcctcaaatttgaaattggcCGGCCTGTAGCCCTGCACTTCCTGAGGAGGGCATCAAAGATTGGAGAG GCTGATGCTGTACAACACACCTTGGCAAAATACTTGATGGAACTGGCAGCAATGGACTACAACATGGTGCACATACCACCCTCTAAGGTGGCAGCTGCATCGCTCTGCCTGGCAATGAAAGTCCTCAATACCGGAGAATGG ACTCCTACACTCCAGCATTACATGGTGTATAAAGAAAGTGATCTCATCCCAGTCATGCAACATCTGGCAAAGAATGTCCTGACTGTCAACAGGGGATTAACAAAATTCATG TCTGTAAGGAATAAATATGCCAGCCGTCACCAGCTAAAAGTCAGCCTGTGTCCCCATCTGAACTGTGAACTCATGGAAAACCTCGCCGGCTCCTGA
- the LOC134612367 gene encoding uncharacterized protein LOC134612367 isoform X2 yields MIKSLKKVTFSQEPVYCSTSRSVNNNIHSGILQYYHPVMVKHLPLTSALYRKLKENGILTNEQIGLLELEESQHGKVFKLIQVLRKADHHVFTTFCAVLHETGHHQLAQILQEATRHNRQQLPLVPSISQPKQTLHEIIAPHHESNQTVKGENIQLRRHYQSLRKAYTKKLEDLEEQISLAKWKRELVIKEKDIIWSENEALQNLNIELQALIDKLQETRLQPKHRHDLGLSKDFTYKNSRAFHPATKVGHIYR; encoded by the exons ATGATCAAATCATTGAAGAAAGTCACATTCAGCCAGGAGCCGGTTTACT GTTCCACTTCCAGATCAGTTAATAATAACATCCATTCAGGCATATTACAGTACTATCACCCCGTGATGGTTAAACATCTTCCTCTGACGTCTGCGCTATACagaaagctgaaggagaacggaATCTTAACGAATGAGCAGATTGGATTGTTGGAG TTAGAAGAGAGTCAGCATGGGAAGGTGTTCAAGCTTATCCAAGTCTTGAGGAAAGCAGATCATCATGTTTTTACAACATTCTGTGCGGTTCTTCATGAGACCGGTCACCATCAACTTGCGCAGATTTTACAGGAGGCTACAAGACACAACAGACAGCAGTTACCGCTGG TGCCATCAATTTCACAACCAAAACAAACCTTACATGAGATAATTGCACCACATCATGAATCTAACCAGACAGTAAAGGGAGAAAATATACAACTGAGGAGACACTATCAAAGCTTGAGAAAAGCATACACCAAAAA GCTGGAAGACCTTGAAGAGCAGATATCACTGGCCAAATGGAAGCGAGAGCTCGTTATAAAGGAGAAAGACATAATCTGGAGTGAAAACGAAGCCCTTCAAAACCTGAATATTGAGCTTCAAGCCCTGATTGACAAACTGCAGGAGACCCGTCTCCAGCCCAAGCACAGGCATGATTTAGGATTAAGCAAGGATTTCACATACAAAAACTCAAGAGCATTTCACCCAGCCACCAAAGTAGGACATATTTATAGGTGA